GTCGTATCATAGCAACAGCAACAGGCGGATCTGGAAACTACAGATTCTCATCTGGAGCTTACCTGCCGGTTGTTGCAGGAAATACAGCGACATTCAGTAATATGGCCGTAGGTTCTCATACTATTTTGGTGACAGACCTTACTTACGGTTGTACAGATACTGTAATAGTAGAATTATCAAGAGCAACTGATATTACTGGTTTAGCTCTGGAAAAAACAGACGTTACATGTAATGGTGATTCTGACGGACGTATCATCGTTAACTTAGAGCCAAATGCTCCGGGAGTAAACGATAATCCGGTGTACACGTACAGATTAACAGGTACTACTATTGCAGGAACACCAGTTAATGTTGGACCTCAGGAAAGTAATGTATTCGATAATCTTCTTCCGGGAGATTATACAGTAAGAGTTACTTCAGGAAGAGGTTGTAATGCTCAGATTGATACAAGAATTATACAGCCTGCACCGGTTGTAGTAGATGCACCTACTGTTTCAAGATTTGCTTGTTCTGCAGGATCAAACACTACAAACTTTGCAACGATTACAGTGCCGGCAGCTGCTGTAAGAGGAGGTTCAGGAACTTATATCATTTATGAGTTCAGTAAAAACGGAACTGTAGTTCAGGTTGGTGACTCAAATGTGTATACTGAAACGAATATCGCTGGAGGTACTTACACTGTTAAAGTAACAGACGATAAAGGATGTTCAGGTATTTCAACTGCACCAATTGTTATTCCATCGTTCATTACAATGGATGATATTGATACTGCAATTGTAACACCAATAACATGTCTTGTAAACGAAACTATTCAGGTTTCTGTTACAACAACAGGAGGAACACCAGCATTATTAAATTATACAATGACAGGTTATCCGGGAACAGTTTACAACCAATCGAATACAACAGGTCTGTTTACAGATTTATCAATTGGAAATTACTTGATTACCGTATTTAACCCGGCTACAGGATGTACGATTACAGAACCTTACGTTGTAAATAACCCTAACACATTCTCAATTGAGGTTAACCCGATTAAAGAATATGTATGTTACGGAGACAACGATGGAGCGGTAGAATTAACTTTTGTTGATAATGTACCAAACCCTGATAATGCGGGAGCATTTACATACACGATCACAGGTCCGGTTCCAAGTTCAGGAACTTCGCCAAATGCAGGTCCGCTTAGAATTTCTAATCTTCTTGCAGGTGATTATACAATTACAGCGACATTAACAGATGTAACTGGTCCATCTTGTACAATTACTAAAGAATTTAGAATCAGTCAGGCTGATGCTCAATTAGATTTGCAAACCTCAAAATCAGATATTACTTGTGCTGCAGGTAATCGTGATGGTGCAATTTACGCAACTGCTGTTGGAGGTTCAGGATTCTATGAGTACCAGTTATTAAATGGATTGATAGTTGTTTCAGACTACTCAGATAAAGCTACTTTCACTGATTTAGGACCTGGAACATATACAATCAATGTTAGAGATGCTAACGGTTGTATCGATACAGATACACAAACATTAGCGTTACCACAGGCAATTGCAATTGTGGCAACACCAAATGTTACAACATTAGCTTGTTTCAATGATAAAACTGCTGCTATTACAGTAGTAACAACAGGAGGTCAGGGAAGTAATTACTTATATACGTTAAGTAACCTTTCTAAAGATCCTGCAGCTACAAGTACTCCTCAGGCAGATCCGGTATTCAGCGGATTAGGAGCAGGAAGATACTTAGTAACAGTAACAGACGGATTTACATGTTCTGCAACATCTGCAGAAGTTGTAATCACTGAGCCAACAATTGTAGAAGGAACATTAGTAGAGTCAAGAACTCAGACATGTGGTACTCAGTCAGAACTTACATTAAGTGCTACAGGTGGAACAGGTTCTTATACATATAGTACAGACCCTGACGGATCATTGATCCTTGGATCATTCACATCTACATCTCCAGCGAGATTTAGTGTTCCTGTAGGAGTTTACCAATACTATGTGAGAGATACTAACGGATGCGTTGGATATGCTTCTAACGAAGTTGAAATCCCAGCTCTGGAACCATTAGAGATCGACTTAAAAGTTGAAAGTGCAGTAGTAAAATGTAAAGGTGATTTCACAGCAGTATTAATTGCTGAAGCTAAAGGTGGAGTAGGCAGATATACATATACATTACTTGACACGGCAGGAACTATAATTCGTCCGGCTCAAAATGACGGTATATTCGCTGACTTAGGATTTGGAACTTATGTGGTAAGTGTAACAAGCGGAACTGATTGTGGTCCGGTGACTCGTCAGTATGAAATTACTGAGCCAGATGAACCATTCTTAGCAACACCTATCCAGAAGAATGTTAGCTGTTTTGGTGGAAGCGATGGACGTTTTGAAATCACTGCTAGCGGTGGAACAGGAGCATACAAATATTCTATCTCTCCTGATACCGATCAGTTTGATACGAAAAATGTATTCGAGAATTTAGCTCCTGGTGATTATACTGCTATTGCAATGGATGAAAATGGCTGTAACGAAGTATTTGAGTTCACGATCACTCAGCCAACAATTTTAAAAGCGATAGAATTAGTTGACTCAATGATTCCGGAATACTGTGAAGGAGACAAAAACGGAGTAATCTTTATTGAAGTTGAAGAAAACTCAGGTACAGCTCCTTATACAGCAAGTATTGATAACGAAGACGGACCATTTGTAAGTCCTGATATCGATGAATTTACATTCAGTTTCCCTGGTCTTTCAGGAGGTCAGCATACTATTTACATTAAAGATGCTAACGATTGTATTATTTCATTTACAAGTAACTCAATGCCGGATCCAATTGTATTGAATCCTAAAGCAGAAGTAAGTTATGATTGCGAGAATGACCTTCCGGTTAATTCAATTACAGTTACTGTAGATGATTCAATCGATGAGACTAGAAAAGCAACTATAGTGTACACATTATTAGAAGATGGTGTATCAACAGGAATTACTCAAACAGGTAATCCGGTATTTAGAAACCTTCTTACTGGTAATTATAGTGTAAGTGCAAACTTAGAAGGATGTGAAAAAGTATCTAACGAAGTTCGTGTTGATGCGGTAGCTCCATTAACAGCAGTAGCTGTAACAACTGTAAAAGAGTTGAACATTATCGAAGTAAAAGCTTCTGGAGGTGTTCCTGCTTACGAATACAGTTTCAATGGTCAGCCATTCTCATCATCTGCAACATATAGAATTTATGAATCAGGTATTTATAAAGTAATTGTTAGAGATCAAAACGGTTGTACATTCCCGCTGGATGTTCAGGGAACATTCTACGACTTCTGTCTTCCAAATTACTTTACACCAAACGGTGACGGTGATCAGGATACAATAGGTCCGGACTGTGGAGCATTAGCTTACAAAGACTTAACTTTCGACATCTATGACAGATATGGAAGGGTAGTAGCTAAAAACCGCGTAGGTCAGAAATGGGATGGTAGATACCACGGAACAGAATTACCAACAGGAGATTACTGGTATGTTCTTAAACTAAATGACGAGAAAGATGCAAGAGAGTTTGTTGGACATTTCACATTATACAGATAACAAAATAGAGGCCCCAATGATGTTATCTAAAAAAATTAATACAATGAAAAAGTTTATTTTATCCTTAGTACTCATGGCTGTAACAACAAGTTACAGCCAAGAGTTAAACCTACCGGTGTTTACTCAGTATTTGGCTGATAACCCTTTTATTCTTTCTCCGGCGTATGCAGGTATTGGTGATAATCTTCGTATTAGAGCCAATGGTCTTACACAGTGGGTTGGAATTAAAGATGCGCCTGATAACCAGTCCTTGTATGCGGATTTCCGTGTACTGGACCGTTCAGGAGTTGGTCTTTCATTGTATAATGACAGCAATGGTAACACAAGACAAACAGGTGCTAAAGTTTCCTTTGCGCACCACCTTATTTTAGATTATTATTCAAAACAGTATCTGTCTTTTGGTATCTCGTACAACTTTAATAGTTTCAGAATTTTAACTGAAAACTTTACAGATGGAAACGGAGCCCCGGTTACTTTAAACCCTTCTATTCTGGGTGACAGAAACAACTCAAACAGTAACTTCGACATTAGTGCACTGTATCGTAACAAAGGTTTCTACTTTAGTTTTAATGCAAACAACGTATTAAAGAAAAACGTAGACAAGTTTAGAGGAGTAGAGCCGGATTTATTATCCAACTTTCAGGCATACACAGGTTTTGTATTTAAGGATGCAGAAAACAGCCGTATCGAATACGAACCATCTGTATTCTATCAGTACTTTGCAAGTGACGGACGTTCTACAACCGACTTCAACTTCAAGTACAGAAAATACAACCGTTACGAAGATTACTACTGGATTGGAGTTTCATACCGTTTCTTAAACGACCAGTTTCCTAAGCCTTTAGCGTTAGGACCAATGGCTGGTTTTATGAAATCAAAATTCTATTTTGCATACTCGTACCAGATGATGTTTAACGGACTTGGAACGTATAACAGCGGAACGCATTCGATTACAATCGGATTCGACTTCCTGCAGTCTATCAGTAACTGTCCGTGTACACAAAGTCCTGTTCACGATTAAACAAATCATTTTTGTCATTTTTGAGAATAAATTTGTGTGATTTCATAAATTACAACGTTTTCGTTTTTATTCCGATAATATTTTTGCTTTTTTGAAATTTATGGTACTTAAAAGTTGCTATATTTGTTATTCTTTCAAAAAATTATAAAAATTTAGCAAATGAAAACTTTAAACGATTTCGATTTCAAAAATAAAAAAGCCATTATTCGTGTTGACTTTAATGTGCCTTTAGATGAAAATTTTAATGTTACAGATACAACGCGTATCGAAGCAGCAAAACCAACAATTGATGCTATTTTAGCACAAGGAGGAAGTGTTATTCTGATGTCGCACTTAGGGAGACCAAAAGGAGCAGAAGAAAAATATTCATTAAAACATATATTAAAAACGGCTTCTGAAATTTTAGGAGTTCAGGTTAAATTTGCTGAAAACTGTGTTGGAGAACCAGCTCAAACAGCAGCAAAAGATCTAAAACCGGGAGAAGTTTTATTACTTGAAAATTTACGTTTTCATGCCGAAGAAGAGGCTGGAGATGTAGCTTTCGCAAAAGAATTGGCTTCACTTGGAGATATCTATGTAAATGATGCTTTTGGAACAGCGCACAGAGCACATGCTTCCACAACCATTATTGCACAATTTTTTCCAAACGATAAATGTTTCGGAACATTATTGGCAAAAGAAATAGACAGCTTAAATAAAGTACTTAAAAATAGTGAAAAACCAGTAACAGCAGTTCTTGGAGGATCTAAAGTTTCTTCAAAAATTACTGTTATCGAAAACATTCTCGACAAAGTAGATCACATGATCATCGGCGGCGGAATGACATTTACGTTCGTTAAAGCACAAGGAGGCAAAATTGGTGAATCAATCTGCGAAGATGATAAACAAGATCTTGCCCTTGAAATTTTAAGATTGGCAAAAGAAAAAGGAGTACAGGTACATATTCCTGTAGATGTAGTAGCTGCAGACGATTTCTCAAACACAGCAAACACTCAGGTTGTAGACGTTACTGCAATTCCTGATGGATGGCAGGGTCTTGATGCAGGTCCAAAATCTTTAGAAAATTTCAAAAAAGTAATTTTAGAGTCAAAAACTATTTTATGGAACGGACCATTAGGTGTTTTTGAAATGGAAACATTCTCTAAAGGAACTATTGCTTTAGGCGACTATATTGCCGAAGCTACAGAAAAAGGTGCATTCTCATTAGTAGGAGGAGGTGACTCAGTAGCGGCAGTAAAACAGTTTGGCTTTGAAGACAAAATGAGTTACGTTTCTACAGGAGGCGGGGCAATGCTTGAAATGTTAGAAGGAAAAATTTTACCAGGAATCGCTGCGATTTTAGAGTAAAAAATCACAATTAACATTTTTTTGCATGTTTTTAATGCATAAACTTTATAAGTTTGCAAAAATACAACTTCTATAATCATCTGATTTATAGAATTTTAATAAAATGTTATATGATTGTAAAGAAAATCTCCTTAGTGGTTACAGCTTTATTTTCGGTCACAATGTTCGCTCAGGAAACTGTCGAAACTGTGAAAGAGATAAAGCCAGAAGTCAGGTTATCGTATTTAGATTCAATTAAAAGCACATTCAAAAAAGATGAACTGGCATCACGTGTAGACAGCCTTTGGATGAATGAGTTAGTAAGCTTAGATATTTACGACGACCTTACAAAAGACATCCAGACTATCAACAAAGATGTTACTGTTGATGAAGAACTGCCAACCGAACTGCTAAAACAGCGTCTGGCAGCAATGAATCAGAAATCACCATTTGAGATTGAATACAATCAAGGTTTAGAAAATATAATAAAGTCATTTCTTAAAAATCGTAAAAAATCGTTTTCACGATTAATGTCTTTATCAGAATACTACTTTCCAATATTCGAGGAAGCTTTCGCCAAAGAAAAAATTCCATTGGAAATTAAATATTTAGCCGTTGTAGAATCTGCTTTAAATCCTAAAGCAGTTTCTAAAATGGGCGCCACCGGGCTCTGGCAGTTTATGTAC
This portion of the Flavobacterium gelatinilyticum genome encodes:
- a CDS encoding PorP/SprF family type IX secretion system membrane protein, producing MKKFILSLVLMAVTTSYSQELNLPVFTQYLADNPFILSPAYAGIGDNLRIRANGLTQWVGIKDAPDNQSLYADFRVLDRSGVGLSLYNDSNGNTRQTGAKVSFAHHLILDYYSKQYLSFGISYNFNSFRILTENFTDGNGAPVTLNPSILGDRNNSNSNFDISALYRNKGFYFSFNANNVLKKNVDKFRGVEPDLLSNFQAYTGFVFKDAENSRIEYEPSVFYQYFASDGRSTTDFNFKYRKYNRYEDYYWIGVSYRFLNDQFPKPLALGPMAGFMKSKFYFAYSYQMMFNGLGTYNSGTHSITIGFDFLQSISNCPCTQSPVHD
- a CDS encoding phosphoglycerate kinase; the protein is MKTLNDFDFKNKKAIIRVDFNVPLDENFNVTDTTRIEAAKPTIDAILAQGGSVILMSHLGRPKGAEEKYSLKHILKTASEILGVQVKFAENCVGEPAQTAAKDLKPGEVLLLENLRFHAEEEAGDVAFAKELASLGDIYVNDAFGTAHRAHASTTIIAQFFPNDKCFGTLLAKEIDSLNKVLKNSEKPVTAVLGGSKVSSKITVIENILDKVDHMIIGGGMTFTFVKAQGGKIGESICEDDKQDLALEILRLAKEKGVQVHIPVDVVAADDFSNTANTQVVDVTAIPDGWQGLDAGPKSLENFKKVILESKTILWNGPLGVFEMETFSKGTIALGDYIAEATEKGAFSLVGGGDSVAAVKQFGFEDKMSYVSTGGGAMLEMLEGKILPGIAAILE